The region GCTCCACAAGCCCATGTATGTGATGATGTGCAACCTGGCAGCATGCGATCTGCTCGGGGGCACTGTAGTCCTGACCCAGCTGATGTCATACTTTCTGACAGGGGACAAGGCCATCAGCTACCCAAAGGCCATTTTACAGGCCTTCTGTGTGCAAACGTACGGCATGGCCGTCACCAACATCCTGGCAATCATGGCGTACGACCGATATGTAGCCATCTGTCAGCCGCTGCACTACCACACCATCATGACCACTAGGAGGCTGGTTTCACTGTGTTTCCTGGTCTGGTTCATCGTGTTCTGTCTGGTCGCGATCCTCCTCATTCTGAATGGGGCAACACCACTGTGTGGGACGTTGATCACACATGTCTACTGCAGTAATGGAGCCATTCTGAGGCTGGCGTGCATACCCACCCCCATCATCAACATCTACGAAATGTGTTCGATTTGGTTCTTAAGATCGGGCTGCTTCTTAATTATAGCCTTTTCCTATGCAAAGATCCTCCAAACGTGTGTcatcaaaagggagaaaaacagtCGGAGCAAGGCCATACAGACGTGCGCCTCCCATCTGACCATTTATATCCTCTTTGAGGTCTCCGGGTTCATCATTGTCTTGGCCTACAGGCTGCAAGAGATCAGCCCCAATGCCAGGAAGTTCTGCGCCATTATTACGTTCATCGTGCCCCCCACGATCAACCCAATCATCTATGGCATCGCCACGACAGACATTCGCACAAGCATTGTGAAGCTTTTCAAATCCACAGTCTCGCCGAAAATAGGGAATCTGGCAAGTATCACCCAGTTATctacataacatttttaaaatatttttttttaggttgaggaaagtttaaatgttttcttttcatcgCAATGGTGTCTCTAAAACatttccctacagaaataagtCTCAGGTGGACCTTTTttcaaacagcagtaaaataaaggCTGGTCAAAACAATTATCACTGTGCAAAACTTGCTACAGCACTGTTATTCTCCACACCCTTCCAAAAGTTCACTGTATCATTGTAAAGAGTCTCAATAAAGTTTAGTGCCAGCTGGGCAGAGGACACTTGAGGTGAAGTCCTACACTGGATTTTCTTTGCTGATGAGGATGCTCATTTCCTGTCTTGTTCTGGCAATGTGAACCATCCtccatctttttttccttatgaatgttttgcattataaaaagcacatctacatttttaaaacaaataagaagccatgtacttttttaaataaagcagaaTGATTGCAATCTAGTTtgtaattttgttgttgtttgtcatttttttattagttaGTTAAAAGTGAGtcaaaaccaaaacattataccataacaatgaaaaccatTCAACACTACAGATTCCGTGTAACACTGCTTCCGTACACCTGCTCTGATTGACAGCGCCAACCCTACTTAATGAAGAGGAAAGAAAGCCTACAGGCATCCTCCAGTCCTGCAGTTTGGCTTTCTCtggaaatatattgtataatatGTAATTACATCATCAAAGCCTTTGCCATTCCTAACGGTAAACTGCAGTAgatcaacaaaaatattttttattttaccggTAGATTATATTTGATCTTGGTGTATTAGGATACAGAGTCACACAAAGAACcctgttgtttatttgttgagTTTTCCCTTGTTTAAAATCATGTGTTGAAATTCAAAATGTACCACAATTATgaacttgaaaatgttttacaacaTGACAAACAAATCATTGGTTTAACCACAATGTGTACagtgtgggaaataaatatatatgtaatcaAAAAAGCACAAGCCCAATGTATTGGGAAAGACATGTAGTCAGAGAGCACAGGCCCAATTTATACGGGAAAGGAATGTATTCAAGAGCACCAGCCGCCACCTCCATGATGTATCATACGGCTAGCAAAGGAGGGAGGATGCAGAGTGGACAAAGGTCAACCTGAGCCATGAGATTAACAACCTGCAGCAGTGAGTGCTTCATACTAAAAACATGTGCAGTCAGAACAAACACGTAATACACACGTAGTTTCTGCCATGCAAATTAAGCATTTTATGCAAGTATATACGTAGAATGAACGCAAGCTTCTGCCTTTTGTGTCGCAAATGTGTCGTCGGAATATATGATTTGTGAtaaaagaggggagggagattCAGGTGGGAGATGAGCactagcattttttaaaaataaagaaggaaaGGGCCCATAAATAATGGTGTCAAAAACAGGACATGActaacaaaaagaaataagtgGGAAGTACTAAATttaagctccacaacaggaggagtTAGCAAAAATGGATAAAAGAAGCATTTGGCCCCAGGGGATTTTAGTGTGTGTCTTGGGAATGCTTGGAGAGTGCTAGGAGTGCGATTGGATGTATTGTCTTTACTTTGTGAGTGACCGTTAGTTGTACTGAACTGCGCAGCTCAGCCCGGGTTCTTGTATGTGATCTTTGATTCACTAACAATAAACCCGGTTGCATCAGACTCTGAGAAGTGCGCATCTTTTGAAGAAGCATTcaacagtgtggaggagagcgaCCTCGGCGTTCCTGGCCCAGGCCGGGGCCCGTTTTCTCCTGCCCAcaacagtgtggaggagagcgaCCTCGGCGTTCCTGGCCCAGGCCGGGGCCCGTTCTCTCCTGCCCAcaacagtgtggaggagagcgaCCTCGGCGTTCCTGGCCCAGGCCGGGGCCCGTTCTCTCCTGCCCAcaacagtgtggaggagagcgaCCTCGGCGTTCCTGGCCCAGGCCGGGGCCTGTTTTCTCCTGCCCACAACAGTGTGCGCCCCATGGCGAGTGTGCGGGACATTTGACACAGATTTGGCGCCCCCTagtgtaaatgttttgaaatcaCATAAACAGGCACTATTTTTCCCATTTGACTTGTGTCTTGCTTAGGAAACTTTTTTATTGTGATGAATTTCCATCAAAATCTCACAAATTCCATATTTACATCGATTACATCTAAGCATGAGAAaggtattaaatattaattttacagAAAAGTAATGATGATACTAAATCAAAAAGGACTGACAAATAGTGCAAAATGTCCATTTGGGTCATATACTCATCTGATAGGTACATTATGACCACATGCACATCACATATTTTGAGATATTTACACTTAGTCCTGTTAAATATTACATGAAAACATCCAAATAtggtcattttaaataaattgccaTTTTTTCATATTCCTGTAATTAtgtctttttggtttttaaacattttcaaaacagggATTGACACCTGACctcataataaaaacattcaaataatgaACATCTTGGCATCACTTTTCAGCGTTTCCTTTAATCATTTTTGGGCATGGAAGAGACCTTTGActgatttataaaaaattattagatttttttttattttaaatgaacctGCGTTACCAAGGTTACAAAGCACGCTCAGGGCTGCTGTACATGCGTTACCAAGGTTACAAAGCATGCTCAGGGCTGCTGTACATGCGTTACCAAGGTTAGGAAGCACGTTTAGGGGCCGCCGTACGTGCGTTACCAAGGTTACGGCGCACGCTCAGGCTGGCGCGGCGGCGGTTTTCCTGGCCCGCGGCGACACGTCTCGGCGGCGGCAACAGAACGCCCGCCTCACCGCGTCCCTGAGCTCCCGGTTCCTCAGGCTGTAGATCACGGGGTTGAGCAGCGGCGTCAGGGCGGAGTACAGGATGGCCACGATGATGCGCACGTCGGCGGAGAAGTCGCCCACGCGGTACGAGGTGTACACGAAGGCGGCCGAGCCGTAGGAGAGGGAGACCACGGTCAGGTGGGAGGCGCAGGTGGCGAAGGCCTTCCGCCGCACCTCCCAGGAGCCCATCCGGCCGATGGAGGCGCCGATGGCGGCGTAGGACGAGAGGACGAGCGCCAGCGTGCCGAGCAGCGCCACCATGGCGGACGCCAGCGACAGGCGGCTGACGGCGGCCACGTCGGCGCAGGCCAGCCGCATGACGGAGGACGGGTCGCAGAAGCAGTGGCGCACGCGGTTGGCGCCGCAGAAGGGCAGCCGGCTCACGGCGGAGATGGCGGGAAGGGTGCAGGCCATGCCGAACCCCCAGGCCCCGCAGATGAGGAGCAGGCGGACCTGCACGCAAACGCACcggacacagcacagacagcacaggcaTCTCAATATGACCGCACTGCCCACCGTTACCATGCAGATACGTTTACAGGCACGGTTCAGCCGTTTTGATCAACTGGTCATGGTATTCCACGAAGACCTTGATTGGTTAAATCAGCAAAGACCATGATTGGTTAAATCAGGTTCCATGGAGAGGAGATTAAACAAAAGCCTGCCCTGGGGGGTCCTCAATCAAGCAGTAACGCCCCAGCTTCTATTCATGAATGTGGTTAGAAAAGTTGATTCCTAAAATCAGGTGTGCAACTGCTTACTTGTAACAAAAgtctgcacccacactggccttACTTGGATAAGACGGTGCACCATGGCCACATCCCAAATACTACTAATTATGCCCTTTTTTTTACCTCCCATAGTTTGATtagtattacatttaatatttggtcTGTGTGTTCCCCTAGGATGGGGTTGTGAGGGAGGCAGGGGAAGAGAAAAGGGTGTTGACAGTAACAAGTAGTAACACAAACAGTATGTTGGATATTAAAACTTCCCCACAGAGATGAAAGAGTGGCTTTGACTTTATAAAGGAAAGTGCAAAGTAAACACAAACGGTTTGGCCAgtgccttgtttttgtttgctgcaattttttttttaaaaagaagaacgCAAACCAAACCTTCTGCGTCATGATGGCGGTGTAGCGCAGTGGGTTGCAGATGGCCACGTAGCGGTCGAACGCCATCACGGTCAAAAGGCTGCGCCCGGTCACCGCCATGGAGATGAACCAGTACATCTGCAGGAAGCAGCCCGGCACTGAGATGGTATTGGTCCCCGTCAGCAAGCCCGACAGCATGTTGGGGATGGTCACTGACGTGTAGACGATGTCCACGAAGGACAGGTTGTGCAGAAAGAAGTACATGGGCGAACTGAGCTTGGCGTCCGTCCGCACCAGGTATATTATCATGGTGTTCCCTCCCAGAATGGTCATGTAGGCCAACAGAAAGAGAACAAACAGCAGCGTTTTGTTGTCCTTGAACTCTGACAAGCCCACGATTACAAACTCGGAGATGGTCTCGGACGTGTTCATACTGTGGAGAATCCGCTAAACTGCACAAACACCGAGACGCAACATAATTGCACATCGTGGTTAGTTCATTAGCACATGGGTACACTCGATTACTTAAACCATTAAagatgtggggtgtgtgtatacGAATCCGCAGTCATCCTAAATGCAGTTTAATTCGATTACATAGTTATTAAGATAGGCATGTATTCTGTCTGTTAAATCACAAACAGCAATACACTCGATTTGAGGGAAAATTCAAGAAAAacatattatataaatacatgtgtAGGACTTACGTTTAAGTTCCATGGATGTTTTAAGTGAATAAATAGCTAATAATGAGCAGACTACATTTGGTCAAATTTGGCtaatcaatttttttcatttacccCTTTGAAATTAGCCTACCCACCAGGCGTAATATATCGTTGTCTTCCCCTTTCaataattgtttcatttaaaccatttgaTGAATGCACAAATGCAATTCGTTTCTAAAGTCGTTACAACCAAGTCTAGCCTCTGCTAACTCATTCTAATGCAACGTAAACCTCGCGTAGCCTACTTTTAATTCAGTTGTAGAAGATACAGAAAGTCTAAGTTTCATGCCtgtaaaaatgcctgtaatgtcaattaaactatttttaacggagttgccatttttaaaattatacatttcataTGTTCTTTGGATTATTTGAACATATTGTGTAAAACTTCCCAAAAAcgagtttttcttttattagtTTGCTTTTACTTGGACGGCATTGACGACTGTGTCAAAGTAATGTAGACTAAACGACACTAAGTCGTTATTTAGCGGTCGTCCCATTAAATAACATGATTTATAACGCaattttatattgatttataGGCTTAcagttattttgaataatatcTTTTCTCATGCACAATCATGTTACTTGAATCATGTTCAAGTAAAACTTTAGCGACACTGGAACCCGAAAAGACTATAGGCTACAGTTcagcataatttaaaatataatatgtgAACGAACAGTCTGTAGGCTACACACTGACCCGTTGTGTGAAATTCCTTACCAGTTGCAGAAGCTGAAGTCTTGCACTCTTTGAGAGTTCAGTGTGGTAAGAACTTAAGTATAGGTGTTTgcattttatgaattaaaaaataattgtttatctGCTGGATGAGGCGCTCCGAGGGGATTTTCGTACTTTTGCGTCAATTAAAAACTTTTCCTTggcaattaaataaaagaaacgtTCTCAATTGAAACATCCCCAAGGAACAAATGTTTATGATCCACTGAACCTGAATGACGTAAAACCTCATTATCAGCATGctcgtttatttcattttaattgcgcCGTGTGCAGTGACTATACAACAGCTATGCAATTAATTCCACCCCATTCCGGAGTAAACAAACAGTTTTATGCCTTGGCTCTTGcttcttggtgtgtgtgtgtgtgtgtgtgtgtgtgtgtgtttcaaatcttggtttgaaaaaataagatttaagatataagatatatatctatatatacacacacacacagatgagtgacaagacaaataaaaaatgtaaaggatTCCTTACAGGtatactgcatgatacaattaagcaattaacatcatatcatgctctgtggcatgtacaAAAGATGGccagaggaaaagatctaagtgactttgaaagagggttcattactGGGGCATGGATGGCTGGAGCTTCAGTCATAatgactgctcaactggctagagTTTCAATAGCAATCGTGACTACATTACATAACaagtatttagcagacactcttatttacattgcatccatgtatacagctggatatatactgaagcaatgcaggttaatttattattattattttttttttaaatcagatttaatatttaagtAATATAATTTGCCTGAATATTTTGAGATGCTAATTAAATCTGCAGTTAtgaactaaaatatttatttatcatgtctgttttaaaaaatcttttttagcATAAATCTTTGGGGAAATGCCATATTTGGGctaaatcagagagagagagaaacacatgtgttttaatttagATTTGGCACCTGATAATATTAATTTCAACcagccattttcaaaatgcacgTTATGTCTCTGGCACTGGCGCTGTTTTGGCGCCACCTTGAGTTATATAGCGGTAGTACAGTGAGGAATAATCTCAGAATCTAGGCTCGGAGTGCATAGCCTGTTTATTAGTTTATTCTGTCTATATCATTCCACTACATGAAAAAAGGTAATTATCTGCTGCTAGTCAGTAGTTTATCTTCACAAGTTTATAATGCAAACCACCTCtggagtaggtttttttggaatatttttatgtcagtgttctagaactgcgttgctttcaattaccagtcttgactgttacagcagcagtagaatgttcacATAAGAACATTCTAgccacacatttgtgacctcacacctcaaagggttTCAGGAATGGATGTGTGGCACCATTGTGTCCATTACATCACTCATAAGCCTGGGGACATCTTAATTAAGGCAACTAGATATCCCTTAGAAAATTACACTGTTCTCTGCAAGAAGGCTACATTTCACTTGTTGGCACTGCAAtacctcaataataataataataataatatattattattattattattattattatataacacTGTAAATGGGGGGGCTCACCATACCCACCTCCAGTCTAGGCCCCACCTgagtgatgcacagcagccattttggtcTAAAATGCTTAGCACACATCAGCAGAGAGTTTGGAGAGGGTGTTAACAGAGAGTGAGCCAAGGTTATTTCTCATATGTGCAGACTGAGATAGCTCAACGTGGACTTTGAGTCAGCGAAAACAGCAAAAGGAAGCAATTCCATCATCGCAGGATTACAAGGCGAACCACTTCGCTGAACACTGGCAAGAGCATTATGGATCAGTAAGAAAGGACATGTCTAGTCAGGTGGCTCCATTTTGTGTCAAGGTCAACTGACTGGAGACTGATGAAGTGGCATTTacattgtaattaaaatgaacacaagAAGGCCTTTCAAACTCATGGACAGAATAACTGCTGACTTTGACTTTTATGAAAAGAGGCAAAAATCTTCCATTATTGACAACTGAATGTcattgtcatggtcctgtgttcctgtctgcgttttccctgttgggccgccagatggcggcacttctgtttcgtgtcctgctccccctgtgttaattgtatcattgtttccaattgtctaatcattgttttctggctgtctcgttttcccttccccttccgtggcctgattgttcatggtaccctcctgtgtctcgtcagtgtgttctatttaagttgccctcttccttgactcaggtgttGGATTCTTGCGGTATGTCTGGGtgttctgtgctcccctcctcaaATCTGCTCCATGCGTTCCTGTCtatgttctggtttccttgtgtttgtttccacttGTGTTCTCTCCTGAATGTATGTATTCTGCTTGCTTCGGTTCCGCTTGTgccttgtgtgttttctgtcctGCCAGTGTTccgccctgcctgtgttctgtttttttttttttttttaggttctttatctttttgtgtttgtggttttgcccctcgtggccttttgtttgttccctgttcaTTTAGTAAAGTCTGTTTCCCTTCATttgaagttttgtgtttttgacctctgcgtttgggtccaacCCCCCCATGCATCCTGACAGTCATGAATCTCATTGTGACTTTAATGCTGTGAATTGGTATTACATCTGCTTGTGGTGTTCATTGAATGatgcttttgaaatgtaattttttattcattattaggAATATTATTGATATTGCCATAATGTGAATGAGTAAGAGAAGAGTCTGTTTTAGAAAATCTTAGAAGGTTTAAGTATTACAAGttcttaaccctttgaggagcaaacttttaaaatgagaatagcgcactttttttttttttttttttttcttttaccattttttttgtaGCTAGCTTTCAGTGCAAAGCTAATGAATTGCAATCAATTTAATGCACTTTGACtcggaaaataaatattgggcatgccccgccaaggcctAACTTGGCTGGatagcatacctgccatcccactACATTAATTACTGTACTTTCGGGTTGAGAAGGACGGGGACGAGGAAGGCAGcatctccctgtctttctgAGCAAATAAAGCAACAACCCTGCAGGGTCGTAGTAATGAGAGACACGCATGCCGCGCGCAAATGGGCAGTTGTCAAAAGAAAGGTTAGCCCCTCTCCCAGGACCTCATTAGCGTAATGGCTGCTGAGACGTTCCGTAGGGTTCTGGGTATTTAATGCAATAAGTATTCACGCGCTTCAGACACAGGATGCGGCGTTCCGCTTCTGCTGCCTCCTGCCAATTAATCACTCGTCACTTTTAACGAGGTTGTTAACGCGCTAGCTGACTTCCGCAGACTCGCTGCCAATCTAACCGGCTCATTTTCAGT is a window of Anguilla rostrata isolate EN2019 chromosome 9, ASM1855537v3, whole genome shotgun sequence DNA encoding:
- the or6at1 gene encoding olfactory receptor 10J4, which produces MNTSETISEFVIVGLSEFKDNKTLLFVLFLLAYMTILGGNTMIIYLVRTDAKLSSPMYFFLHNLSFVDIVYTSVTIPNMLSGLLTGTNTISVPGCFLQMYWFISMAVTGRSLLTVMAFDRYVAICNPLRYTAIMTQKVRLLLICGAWGFGMACTLPAISAVSRLPFCGANRVRHCFCDPSSVMRLACADVAAVSRLSLASAMVALLGTLALVLSSYAAIGASIGRMGSWEVRRKAFATCASHLTVVSLSYGSAAFVYTSYRVGDFSADVRIIVAILYSALTPLLNPVIYSLRNRELRDAVRRAFCCRRRDVSPRARKTAAAPA